CAGGGCCTCGGTCAGGTGGCTTCCGATGAAGCCGCCGGCGCCGGTGACCACGACGGGGACGTTTTTCCATTTCATGCCGCAATATTATGACTTATCAGCCGCCGTTTGATACCTCCCCGGGAGAGCGTTTTATGAAAATAAGCTAAGATGCTCTCGTGAGCTTGATGCGCATCGCCGGAAGAACGATCGGGGCGGGACACCCCTGCTTCATCATCGCCGAGGCCGGGGTCAACCACAACGGGAGCCTCGAGACGGCCAAGAAGCTGATCGACATCGCCGCCGACGCCGGCGCCGACGCGGTCAAGTTCCAGACCTTCAAGGCCGAGGAGTCGGTGACCGCCTCGGCCCCGATGGCGGCGTATCAAAAGAGGAACGACCCCGCCGCCGCCTCCTTCCTGTCGATGCTCAAGAAGCTCGAGCTATCCGGGGACGAGTTCCTGGAGCTGATGGCCCACGCGAAGGCGCGCGGCATCCTGTGCTTCTCGAAGCCCGCGTGGATCGGCGCCGTGGACGAGCTCGAGGCGGCCGGGGTGCCGGTGTACAAGATCGGCTCCGGCGACGTCACCTTCCACTCCCTCTTGAGGCGCGTCGCGCGCACCGGCAAGCCCGTCATCCTGTCCACGGGCATGGCGACCATCCCCGAGATCCGCGAGGCCCTGCAGGTGCTCAAGGACGGCGGCGCCGGGGAGCTGGCGGTCCTGCACTGCGTGACCTCCTACCCCGTCGAGCCGAAGGAGGCCAACCTCCGGGCGATCTCGACCATGCTCAAGGAGTTCGACTGCCCGGTCGGCTACTCCGACCACACGACGGGCCTGGAGGCGCCGCTGGCCTCGGTGGCTCTCGGCGCCTGCATCGTCGAGAAGCACTTCACGCTCGACCGGACGATGCCGGGCCCCGACCACAAGGCCTCGCTCGAGCCCGGGGAGCTGGCGGCGATGGTGCGCGGCATCCGCGCGGTGGAGGCGGCGCTGGGCCACGGCCGCAAGGAGCCGTCGCCGTGCGAGCTCGAGAACATGCGCGTCGTGCGCAAGAGCCTCGTCGCCGCGCGCGCCATCCGCCGCGGCGAGACCCTCGCCGACGCGGACCTGGGCTTCAAGCGCCCCGGCACGGGCCTGCCGGAGAAGAGCCGCCCCTATTTCGTCGGGAAGAAGGCCGTCCGGGACATCGCCCCTGACGAACTGATGCGGGAGGACATGGCCGAGTGAAGAACGTTTTCAAAGGGAAGGTCGCTCTGGTCACCGGCGGCTCCGGCTCCATCGGCAGCGAGATCGCCCGCCAGCTGCTGAAGCTCGGCGCGGAGACGGTCCGCATCTTCAGCAACGACGAGGACGGCCAGTTCAACCTCCAGCACCGCATGGGCGACAAGCGCAACGTGCGCTACCTGCTCGGCGACCTGCGCGACCCGGTGCGCCTGCGCAAGGCGATGGAGGGCGTCGACGTGGTGTTCCACGCCGCCGCGCTCAAGCACGTGACCGCCTGCGAGCTCAATCCCTTCGAGGCGGTGATGACGAACGTCGTCGGCACGCGCAACCTCGTCGAGGCCGCCCTCGACGCCGAGGTCAGCCGCGTCGTCACCATCAGCACCGACAAGGCCGCCAACCCCGTCAACGTCCTCGGCGCCACGAAGCTGCTGGCCGAGCGCCTGACGACCTCCGCCGAGTACCACAAGGGCCCGCGCAAGACGGTGTTCTGCAGCGTGCGCTTCGGCAACGTGCTCGCCTCCCGCGGCTCCGTCGTGCCGATCTTCGCCTCTC
The sequence above is drawn from the Elusimicrobiota bacterium genome and encodes:
- the neuB gene encoding N-acetylneuraminate synthase, whose product is MRIAGRTIGAGHPCFIIAEAGVNHNGSLETAKKLIDIAADAGADAVKFQTFKAEESVTASAPMAAYQKRNDPAAASFLSMLKKLELSGDEFLELMAHAKARGILCFSKPAWIGAVDELEAAGVPVYKIGSGDVTFHSLLRRVARTGKPVILSTGMATIPEIREALQVLKDGGAGELAVLHCVTSYPVEPKEANLRAISTMLKEFDCPVGYSDHTTGLEAPLASVALGACIVEKHFTLDRTMPGPDHKASLEPGELAAMVRGIRAVEAALGHGRKEPSPCELENMRVVRKSLVAARAIRRGETLADADLGFKRPGTGLPEKSRPYFVGKKAVRDIAPDELMREDMAE
- a CDS encoding SDR family NAD(P)-dependent oxidoreductase — its product is MKNVFKGKVALVTGGSGSIGSEIARQLLKLGAETVRIFSNDEDGQFNLQHRMGDKRNVRYLLGDLRDPVRLRKAMEGVDVVFHAAALKHVTACELNPFEAVMTNVVGTRNLVEAALDAEVSRVVTISTDKAANPVNVLGATKLLAERLTTSAEYHKGPRKTVFCSVRFGNVLASRGSVVPIFASQIRDGGPVTVTDPGMTRFVMSIPDSVALVLEAASTAVGGETFILKMPALRVGDLAAAIVETMAERTGKRKAAIKVVGMRRGEKFHEELMNETEARNAFEAGHMFVLVPPEMDRGYANIERAVSAYKRKYRRAKVATYSSGGQKLLTPAQVRELLTPDVIPF